From the Nodularia sp. NIES-3585 genome, one window contains:
- a CDS encoding photosystem II reaction center protein T — translation MESVAYILILALAIGVLFFAIAFREPPRIEKKEEK, via the coding sequence ATGGAAAGCGTTGCATACATCTTGATTTTGGCTCTGGCCATAGGAGTTCTTTTCTTTGCGATCGCATTCCGCGAACCACCCCGCATCGAAAAGAAAGAAGAAAAATAG
- the psbB gene encoding photosystem II chlorophyll-binding protein CP47, whose protein sequence is MGLPWYRVHTVVLNDPGRLISVHLMHTALVAGWAGSMALYELAIYDPSDPVLNPMWRQGMFVLPFMSRLGVTESWGGWSVVTGSAASDPGFWSFEGVAAAHIVLSGLLFLAAVWHWVYWDLELFRDPRTGEPALDLPKMFGIHLFLSGLLCFGFGAFHLTGLFGPGMWVTDAYGVTGSIQAVAPEWGPAGFDPFNPGGVVAHHIAAGVVGIIAGLFHLTVRPPERLYKALRMGNIETVLSSSIAAVFFAAFIVAGTMWYGNATTPIELFGPTRYQWDQGYFTQEIERRVQSSIADGATRAEAWAEIPEKLAFYDYVGNSPAKGGLFRTGPMVKGDGIAQSWQGHAVFTDAKGRELTVRRLPNFFETFPVILTDADGIIRADIPFRRAESKYSFEQTGVTVSFYGGDLNGQTFTDPADVKKYARKAQGGEIFDFDRETLNSDGVFRTSPRGWFTFGHAVFALLFFFGHLWHGSRTIYRDVFAGVDADLEEQVEWGLFQKVGDKSTRRKEAL, encoded by the coding sequence ATGGGACTACCCTGGTACCGAGTACACACAGTCGTTCTGAATGATCCAGGTCGGTTGATTTCTGTACACTTGATGCACACAGCCTTAGTAGCAGGCTGGGCTGGTTCAATGGCACTGTACGAACTAGCTATTTATGACCCCAGTGATCCGGTTCTTAACCCGATGTGGCGGCAAGGAATGTTCGTCCTGCCTTTCATGTCCCGTTTAGGTGTTACCGAATCTTGGGGTGGCTGGAGCGTCGTAACTGGTAGCGCCGCTAGCGACCCTGGTTTCTGGTCGTTTGAAGGTGTAGCCGCCGCTCACATTGTTCTTTCTGGTTTATTATTCCTAGCTGCTGTATGGCACTGGGTTTACTGGGATTTGGAACTCTTTAGAGATCCTCGTACTGGTGAACCTGCTTTAGACTTGCCAAAAATGTTTGGCATTCACCTGTTCTTATCTGGTTTACTTTGTTTTGGCTTTGGTGCTTTTCACCTCACCGGACTATTTGGCCCAGGTATGTGGGTCACTGATGCCTACGGAGTCACTGGTAGCATCCAAGCAGTAGCACCAGAATGGGGACCGGCTGGGTTCGACCCATTCAATCCTGGTGGCGTTGTTGCTCACCATATCGCCGCAGGCGTTGTTGGCATTATTGCTGGTTTATTCCACCTCACAGTTAGACCTCCCGAACGGCTATACAAAGCTCTGCGGATGGGGAACATTGAAACCGTACTTTCTAGCAGTATTGCTGCGGTATTCTTCGCAGCCTTCATTGTTGCTGGTACGATGTGGTACGGTAACGCGACAACTCCAATTGAACTCTTTGGCCCTACTCGTTATCAGTGGGATCAAGGCTACTTCACTCAGGAAATTGAGCGTCGTGTCCAAAGTAGCATCGCTGACGGTGCAACCCGTGCAGAAGCTTGGGCAGAAATTCCCGAAAAACTGGCTTTCTATGATTACGTCGGTAATAGCCCCGCTAAAGGCGGTCTGTTCCGGACTGGGCCTATGGTCAAGGGTGATGGTATCGCCCAATCTTGGCAAGGTCACGCAGTATTCACAGATGCTAAAGGCAGAGAATTGACCGTGCGTCGTCTCCCCAACTTCTTTGAAACCTTCCCAGTTATCTTGACCGATGCGGATGGAATTATCCGAGCTGATATTCCTTTCCGTCGGGCAGAATCTAAGTACAGCTTTGAACAAACTGGTGTAACCGTCAGCTTCTATGGTGGTGACCTGAATGGTCAAACCTTTACAGATCCAGCTGATGTGAAGAAGTATGCCCGTAAGGCTCAAGGTGGCGAAATCTTTGATTTTGACCGCGAAACCTTGAATTCTGACGGTGTATTCCGCACTAGCCCCAGAGGTTGGTTTACCTTTGGACACGCTGTATTTGCGTTGCTATTCTTCTTTGGTCATCTCTGGCATGGTTCTCGGACAATCTACCGAGACGTTTTTGCTGGTGTTGATGCTGACCTTGAAGAACAAGTTGAATGGGGTCTATTCCAGAAAGTGGGTGACAAATCTACCCGCCGGAAGGAAGCTCTTTAA